The following proteins come from a genomic window of Ictidomys tridecemlineatus isolate mIctTri1 chromosome 9, mIctTri1.hap1, whole genome shotgun sequence:
- the Trmt10a gene encoding tRNA methyltransferase 10 homolog A, with product MSSETSSAFIESSNVERKQDLTEDQEKEKPRIDEGIEPVSKRQMKKLIKQKQWEEQRELRKQKRKEKRKRKKLERQCQLESNSDGNDRKRVRRHVVHSTLRLIIDCSFDDLMVLKDIKKLHKQIQRCYAENRRALHPVQFYLTSHGGQLKKNMDENDKGWVNWKDIHIKPEHYSELIKKEDLIYLTSDSPNILKELDESKAYVIGGLVDHNHHKGFTYKQASDFGIHHAQLPLGSFVKMNSRKVLAVNHVFEIILGYLETRNWQEAFFTILPQRKGAVPTDKACESSSQDKQCAMVEDGSDSDSSEEECSKNETGSPHKDEQQDKENSTESTMQSAPH from the exons ATGTCATCTGAAACGTCATCAGCATTTATTGAGTCTTCTAATGTTGAAAGGAAGCAAGACTTAACTGAagatcaggaaaaagagaaacCAAGAATAGATGAAGGGATTGAACCAGTATCTAAACGACAAATGAAGAAgctaataaaacagaaacaatggGAAGAACAACGAGAACTTAGAAA ACAAAAGCGGAAAGAAAAacgcaagagaaagaaattagagcGACAGTGTCAACTGGAATCAAACTCAGATGGAAATGACAGAAAACGTGTTCGAAGACATGTTGTTCACAGTACACTCCGCCTTATCATTGACTGTAGTTTTGATGATTTGATGGTATTAAAG gacATTAAGAAACTTCATAAGCAGATCCAACGATGCTATGCAGAAAACCGACGAGCACTGCATCCTGTGCAG TTTTACTTGACAAGCCATGGAGGCCAACTAAAAAAGAACATGGATGAAAATGACAAAGGATGGGTCAACTGGAAG GATATCCACATCAAACCAGAGCACTATAGTGAACTCATAAAAAAAGAAGACCTGATTTATCTTACATCAGATTCACCTAATATTCTAAAGGAATTAGATGAATCAAAGGCATATGTGATTGGAGGATTAGTGGATCATAATCATCATAAG GGATTCACATATAAACAAGCATCAGATTTTGGAATTCATCATGCACAGCTCCCCCTTGGAAGTTTTGTGAAGATGAATAGTCGAAAAGTTTTGGCAGTTAATCATG TATTTGAGATTATACTGGGATACTTGGAAACAAGAAACTGGCAAGAAGCATTTTTCACTATCTTACCCCAAAGGAAAGGAGCTGTTCCCACAGACAAAGCCTGTGAAAGTTCTTCCCAGGACAAGCAGTGTGCCATGGTTGAAGATGGATCGGACAGTGATTCCAGTGAAGAAgaatgtagcaaaaatgaaacaGGGTCACCACATAAAGATGAACAACAGGATAAGGAAAATAGCACTGAATCTACAATGCAATCTGCACCACACTAA